A part of Salvelinus sp. IW2-2015 linkage group LG16, ASM291031v2, whole genome shotgun sequence genomic DNA contains:
- the LOC111975867 gene encoding F-BAR domain only protein 1 isoform X2 produces the protein MAFFKNNFWGDKNAGFDLLYHNMKHGQIATKELAEFVRERAAIEETYSKSMSKMAKMTSNGSPLGTFAPMWDVFRVSSDKLALCHLELMRKMNDLIRDINKYGDEQVKVHRKAKEEQVGTLEAVQAVQVQNGHLQKSREGYHSKCIELDRLRKEGAPQKELEKAELKSKKAAELFAVCIEKYNRVGGDFEQKMSESAQKFQDIEETHLRQMKQLIKGYSHSIEDTHVQVGQVHEEFKQNVENSGIDNLIQRFAEQKGTGKDRPALVGFEEYLTASVPEGSKKSRGKAFRIPGLGKRDKEPDSTDSAVTETPNSPLEVDEEGFVIRADVNQNGCSTXDKENDFYSSDSDFDDEEPKKFHIQIRPVGSSNSAATEMELKATVGALTLPPNRGVSVKRHRSRNSSTTGRSEGEGEGAPHREGEQDGLRNSISSPDHSRLSSTASGSDNLFGPPLESAFKSKSFAGREQLPRAESVFGASEYAAFSTDSSSPENVEDSGLDSPSQQPLGPSPETAGWAAWPSAGQSKEPAGLSRPADPFLTAFRDPSPGHSPHSPQDDPASVWAAAHRSPRPPPDMDLSALRFPVFSQSLVPPELDPALWSCKHIPPEDPFLAAFERTVVTQETLPPPDAWAPPPPRPSRDGRGIEVRSDPFSSDSKTLPTTSFCKDMDRKRDRSVLPPESPDDPFAITMIGSPTHQSALAAATGVLTHSVSSSRLTHNAKSLPLSQTKKELVHWNSVHNPFSEGTSAGSLALGGVVNEGGRKQHESCSESGPRRSGLPLTLHSGPQEDLCFSTDKDQNCLDLNAPQQSCNMDSNKGSRHSFRQHSAELLVAAPPRPARAKRSSGRLSGCERSRSVCSSPLPDPSLDFTSSSSSSPSEWGAQTHATSPARVHLSRGPSPISLSTQESWPVAAAITEYINAYFKGGQHNRCLVKITGDLTMSFPAGITCIFTANPNTPVLSFRLVNISRVDHFLPNQKLLYSDPSQSDPDTRDFWFNMQALNLYLQREAELNPLASYYNVALLKYQVSSQDPGRAPLLLSAECQRSGTVTRVSLDYHCCPATAPSTQLTAVQVLLPLDHTATDLQCHPPACWNTKERRLLWKLPNLSPTNQSKGSGTLCASWQCLEVPRGPPPSLAVQFVGSGASLSGMDVELVGNRYRMSLVKKRFATGKYMAGCTL, from the exons GGGGACAAGAATGCAGGTTTTGACTTGCTGTACCACAACATGAAGCATGGGCAGATTGCTACCAAGGAGCTGGCAGAGTTTGTCCGTGAGAG GGCTGCCATCGAGGAAACCTACTCCAAGTCTATGAGCAAAATGGCCAAGATGACAAGCAATGGAAGCCCACTAGG GACGTTTGCCCCTATGTGGGACGTGTTCCGGGTGTCATCAGACAAGCTGGCTCTCTGCCACCTTGAGCTGATGCGCAAGATGAACGACCTCATCCGGGACATCAACAAGTATGGTGACGAGCAGGTCAAAGTTCACCGCAAG gccaaggaggagcaggtggggaCCCTGGAGGCTGTTCAGGCGGTTCAGGTCCAGAATGGTCACCTCCAGAAGTCCAGGGAGGGATACCACTCCAAGTGTATTGAGCTGGACAGACTGAGGAAAGAGGGAGCCCCCCAGAAAGAACTGGAGAAG gCGGAGCTGAAGTCTAAGAAAGCTGCAGAGTTGTTTGCTGTGTGCATAGAGAAGTACAACCGCGTGGGAGGAGACTTCGAGCAGAAGATGAGCGAATCAGCTCAG AAGTTCCAGGACATTGAGGAGACCCACCTGAGGCAGATGAAACAGCTTATCAAGGGATACTCTCACTCCATAGAGGACACCCACGTCCAGGTGGGACAG gTCCATGAGGAGTTCAAACAGAACGTGGAGAACAGCGGTATAGATAACCTCATCCAGAGGTTTGCAGAGCAGAAGGGCACAGGGAAGGACAGACCAG CCCTGGTGGGGTTTGAGGAGTACCTGACAGCTTCAGTACCTGAGGGGAGTAAGAAGAGTCGAGGAAAAGCCTTCAGGATTCCTGGACTGGGCAAGAGGGACAAAGAGCCAGACTCAAC GGATTCGGCTGTGACGGAGACACCA AACTCTCCCCTGGAGGTGGATGAGGAGGGGTTTGTCATCCGAGCCGACGTCAATCAGAATG GCTGCTCGACGGWGGACAAGGAGAACGACTTCTACTCCAGCGACTCTGACTTTGACGACGAGGAGCCCAAGAAGTTCCACATCCAGATCCGTCCGGTGGGCAGCAGCAACTCTGCTGCTACAGAGATGGAGCTGAAGGCCACCGTGGGGGCACTCACACTGCCCCCCAACAGAGGG GTGTCAGTGAAACGTCATCGCTCCA GAAACAGCAGTACTACAGGCCgttcagagggggagggagagggcgcCCCCCACAGGG agggagagcaggacgGCCTACGCAATTCCATCTCCAGTCCGGATCACAGCAG GTTGAGTTCTACTGCGTCAGGCTCAGACAACCTCTTTGGACCTCCTCTGGAGTCGGCCTTTAAGTCCAAAAGCTTTGCTGGTAGAGAACAGCTACCGAGAGCAGAGAGTGTCTTTGGTGCATCTGAAT ATGCTGCCTTCTCCACTGACTCCTCCTCTCCTGAAAACGTAGAGGACTCTGGGCTGGACTCACCTTCCCAACAGCCCCTGGGCCCCTCCCCTGAGACAGCTGGTTGGGCAGCGTGGCCATCGGCAGGTCAGAGTAAAGAACCAGCAGGACTGAGCAGGCCAGCAGACCCCTTCCTTACTGCCTTTAGAGACCCCTCCCCAGGACACAGCCCCCACTCCCCCCAGGACGACCCAGCCAGTGTCTGGGCAGCTGCTCATCGgtccccccgcccccctccaGACATGGACCTCTCAGCCCTCCGCTTCCCGgtcttctcccagtccctggtccCTCCAGAGCTGGACCCGGCTCTGTGGAGCTGTAAACACATCCCTCCTGAAGACCCCTTCCTGGCTGCCTTTGAGAGGACCGTCGTCACCCAGGAGACCCTGCCCCCCCCTGACGCCTGGGCCCCCCCACCTCCGCGCCCCTCCAGAGACGGGAGGGGGATAGAGGTACGGAGCGACCCCTTTTCCAGTGACAGTAAAACCCTCCCCACCACCTCCTTTTGCAAGGACATGGACCGGAAACGGGACCGTAGCGTCCTGCCCCCAGAATCACCTGACGACCCATTCGCCATCACTATGATTGGCAGCCCCACCCACCAGTCAGCCCTGGCTGCCGCGACAGGGGTCCTGACCCACAGTGTCAGCAGTAGTAGGTTGACCCACAACGCCAAATCCCTCCCCTTATCCCAGACGAAAAAGGAGCTGGTCCACTGGAACTCTGTCCACAACCCCTTCAGTGAGGGGACCTCGGCTGGGTCTCTGGCCCTGGGTGGAGTGGtcaatgagggagggaggaagcagCACGAGTCATGCAGTGAAAGCGGGCCACGCAGGAGCGGCCTGCCTCTCACACTGCATTCTGGGCCACAGGAGGACCTGTGCTTCTCTACTGACAAAGACCAGAACTGTCTGGATCTGAACGCACCACAGCAATCCTGCAACATGGACTCAAACAAAG gtTCAAGGCATAGCTTCAGGCAGCACAGTGCAGAGCTGCTGGTGGCAGCCCCccccagaccagccagagccaagAGGTCCTCAGGCAGACTGAGTggctgtgagaga TCCAGGTCAGTGTGCTCATCTCCTCTGCCGGACCCCAGCCTGGACttcacctcatcctcctcctccagccctaGTGAGTGGGGGGCCCAGACCCATGCCACCAGCCCTGCTAGAG TGCATCTGTCTCGCGGGCCGAGCCCAATCTCCCTGAGCACCCAGGAGTCCTGGCCTGTGGCTGCAGCCATCACAGAATACATCAACGCTTACTTCAAAGGTGGACAGCATAACCG ctGTCTGGTGAAGATCACAGGAGATCTCACCATGTCTTTTCCTGCTGGAATAACTTGTATCTTCACTGCTAACCCAAACACCCCAGTCCTCAGCTTTCGATTGGTCAACATCTCCCGGGTTGACCACTTTCTGCCCAATCAGAAGTTGCTCTACAG TGACCCCTCTCAGAGTGACCCAGACACCAGGGACTTCTGGTTCAACATGCAGGCACTGAACCTTTACCTGCAGAGAGAGGCTGAGCTCAACCCTCTGGCCTCCTACTATAACGTGGCCCTACTCAAGTACCAG GTGTCGTCCCAGGACCCTGGTCGTGCTCCCCTTCTGTTGTCAGCAGAGTGCCAGCGGAGTGGCACAGTGACCCGTGTGTCCCTGGACTATCACTGCTGCCCGGCCACTGCCCCCTCCACCCAGCTCACTGCTGTGCAGGTGCTGCTACCCCTCGACCACACCGCCACAGACCTGCAGTGCCATCCCCCCGCATGCTG GAATACTAAGGAACGACGGCTACTGTGGAAGCTACCCAACCTCTCCCCCACCAACCAAAGCAAAG GCTCTGGCACTCTGTGTGCTAGCTGGCAGTGCCTAGAGGTTCCTCGCGGCCCTCCCCCCAGCCTGGCAGTCCAGTTTGTGGGATCGGGGGCCTCCCTTTCGGGCATGGACGTGGAGCTGGTGGGCAACCGTTACCGCATGTCCCTGGTAAAGAAGAGATTTGCCACAG GGAAGTACATGGCAGGCTGCACCTTGTGA
- the LOC111975867 gene encoding F-BAR domain only protein 1 isoform X1, whose protein sequence is MAFFKNNFWGDKNAGFDLLYHNMKHGQIATKELAEFVRERAAIEETYSKSMSKMAKMTSNGSPLGTFAPMWDVFRVSSDKLALCHLELMRKMNDLIRDINKYGDEQVKVHRKAKEEQVGTLEAVQAVQVQNGHLQKSREGYHSKCIELDRLRKEGAPQKELEKAELKSKKAAELFAVCIEKYNRVGGDFEQKMSESAQKFQDIEETHLRQMKQLIKGYSHSIEDTHVQVGQVHEEFKQNVENSGIDNLIQRFAEQKGTGKDRPALVGFEEYLTASVPEGSKKSRGKAFRIPGLGKRDKEPDSTDSAVTETPVSNSPLEVDEEGFVIRADVNQNGCSTXDKENDFYSSDSDFDDEEPKKFHIQIRPVGSSNSAATEMELKATVGALTLPPNRGVSVKRHRSRNSSTTGRSEGEGEGAPHREGEQDGLRNSISSPDHSRLSSTASGSDNLFGPPLESAFKSKSFAGREQLPRAESVFGASEYAAFSTDSSSPENVEDSGLDSPSQQPLGPSPETAGWAAWPSAGQSKEPAGLSRPADPFLTAFRDPSPGHSPHSPQDDPASVWAAAHRSPRPPPDMDLSALRFPVFSQSLVPPELDPALWSCKHIPPEDPFLAAFERTVVTQETLPPPDAWAPPPPRPSRDGRGIEVRSDPFSSDSKTLPTTSFCKDMDRKRDRSVLPPESPDDPFAITMIGSPTHQSALAAATGVLTHSVSSSRLTHNAKSLPLSQTKKELVHWNSVHNPFSEGTSAGSLALGGVVNEGGRKQHESCSESGPRRSGLPLTLHSGPQEDLCFSTDKDQNCLDLNAPQQSCNMDSNKGSRHSFRQHSAELLVAAPPRPARAKRSSGRLSGCERSRSVCSSPLPDPSLDFTSSSSSSPSEWGAQTHATSPARVHLSRGPSPISLSTQESWPVAAAITEYINAYFKGGQHNRCLVKITGDLTMSFPAGITCIFTANPNTPVLSFRLVNISRVDHFLPNQKLLYSDPSQSDPDTRDFWFNMQALNLYLQREAELNPLASYYNVALLKYQVSSQDPGRAPLLLSAECQRSGTVTRVSLDYHCCPATAPSTQLTAVQVLLPLDHTATDLQCHPPACWNTKERRLLWKLPNLSPTNQSKGSGTLCASWQCLEVPRGPPPSLAVQFVGSGASLSGMDVELVGNRYRMSLVKKRFATGKYMAGCTL, encoded by the exons GGGGACAAGAATGCAGGTTTTGACTTGCTGTACCACAACATGAAGCATGGGCAGATTGCTACCAAGGAGCTGGCAGAGTTTGTCCGTGAGAG GGCTGCCATCGAGGAAACCTACTCCAAGTCTATGAGCAAAATGGCCAAGATGACAAGCAATGGAAGCCCACTAGG GACGTTTGCCCCTATGTGGGACGTGTTCCGGGTGTCATCAGACAAGCTGGCTCTCTGCCACCTTGAGCTGATGCGCAAGATGAACGACCTCATCCGGGACATCAACAAGTATGGTGACGAGCAGGTCAAAGTTCACCGCAAG gccaaggaggagcaggtggggaCCCTGGAGGCTGTTCAGGCGGTTCAGGTCCAGAATGGTCACCTCCAGAAGTCCAGGGAGGGATACCACTCCAAGTGTATTGAGCTGGACAGACTGAGGAAAGAGGGAGCCCCCCAGAAAGAACTGGAGAAG gCGGAGCTGAAGTCTAAGAAAGCTGCAGAGTTGTTTGCTGTGTGCATAGAGAAGTACAACCGCGTGGGAGGAGACTTCGAGCAGAAGATGAGCGAATCAGCTCAG AAGTTCCAGGACATTGAGGAGACCCACCTGAGGCAGATGAAACAGCTTATCAAGGGATACTCTCACTCCATAGAGGACACCCACGTCCAGGTGGGACAG gTCCATGAGGAGTTCAAACAGAACGTGGAGAACAGCGGTATAGATAACCTCATCCAGAGGTTTGCAGAGCAGAAGGGCACAGGGAAGGACAGACCAG CCCTGGTGGGGTTTGAGGAGTACCTGACAGCTTCAGTACCTGAGGGGAGTAAGAAGAGTCGAGGAAAAGCCTTCAGGATTCCTGGACTGGGCAAGAGGGACAAAGAGCCAGACTCAAC GGATTCGGCTGTGACGGAGACACCAGTGAGT AACTCTCCCCTGGAGGTGGATGAGGAGGGGTTTGTCATCCGAGCCGACGTCAATCAGAATG GCTGCTCGACGGWGGACAAGGAGAACGACTTCTACTCCAGCGACTCTGACTTTGACGACGAGGAGCCCAAGAAGTTCCACATCCAGATCCGTCCGGTGGGCAGCAGCAACTCTGCTGCTACAGAGATGGAGCTGAAGGCCACCGTGGGGGCACTCACACTGCCCCCCAACAGAGGG GTGTCAGTGAAACGTCATCGCTCCA GAAACAGCAGTACTACAGGCCgttcagagggggagggagagggcgcCCCCCACAGGG agggagagcaggacgGCCTACGCAATTCCATCTCCAGTCCGGATCACAGCAG GTTGAGTTCTACTGCGTCAGGCTCAGACAACCTCTTTGGACCTCCTCTGGAGTCGGCCTTTAAGTCCAAAAGCTTTGCTGGTAGAGAACAGCTACCGAGAGCAGAGAGTGTCTTTGGTGCATCTGAAT ATGCTGCCTTCTCCACTGACTCCTCCTCTCCTGAAAACGTAGAGGACTCTGGGCTGGACTCACCTTCCCAACAGCCCCTGGGCCCCTCCCCTGAGACAGCTGGTTGGGCAGCGTGGCCATCGGCAGGTCAGAGTAAAGAACCAGCAGGACTGAGCAGGCCAGCAGACCCCTTCCTTACTGCCTTTAGAGACCCCTCCCCAGGACACAGCCCCCACTCCCCCCAGGACGACCCAGCCAGTGTCTGGGCAGCTGCTCATCGgtccccccgcccccctccaGACATGGACCTCTCAGCCCTCCGCTTCCCGgtcttctcccagtccctggtccCTCCAGAGCTGGACCCGGCTCTGTGGAGCTGTAAACACATCCCTCCTGAAGACCCCTTCCTGGCTGCCTTTGAGAGGACCGTCGTCACCCAGGAGACCCTGCCCCCCCCTGACGCCTGGGCCCCCCCACCTCCGCGCCCCTCCAGAGACGGGAGGGGGATAGAGGTACGGAGCGACCCCTTTTCCAGTGACAGTAAAACCCTCCCCACCACCTCCTTTTGCAAGGACATGGACCGGAAACGGGACCGTAGCGTCCTGCCCCCAGAATCACCTGACGACCCATTCGCCATCACTATGATTGGCAGCCCCACCCACCAGTCAGCCCTGGCTGCCGCGACAGGGGTCCTGACCCACAGTGTCAGCAGTAGTAGGTTGACCCACAACGCCAAATCCCTCCCCTTATCCCAGACGAAAAAGGAGCTGGTCCACTGGAACTCTGTCCACAACCCCTTCAGTGAGGGGACCTCGGCTGGGTCTCTGGCCCTGGGTGGAGTGGtcaatgagggagggaggaagcagCACGAGTCATGCAGTGAAAGCGGGCCACGCAGGAGCGGCCTGCCTCTCACACTGCATTCTGGGCCACAGGAGGACCTGTGCTTCTCTACTGACAAAGACCAGAACTGTCTGGATCTGAACGCACCACAGCAATCCTGCAACATGGACTCAAACAAAG gtTCAAGGCATAGCTTCAGGCAGCACAGTGCAGAGCTGCTGGTGGCAGCCCCccccagaccagccagagccaagAGGTCCTCAGGCAGACTGAGTggctgtgagaga TCCAGGTCAGTGTGCTCATCTCCTCTGCCGGACCCCAGCCTGGACttcacctcatcctcctcctccagccctaGTGAGTGGGGGGCCCAGACCCATGCCACCAGCCCTGCTAGAG TGCATCTGTCTCGCGGGCCGAGCCCAATCTCCCTGAGCACCCAGGAGTCCTGGCCTGTGGCTGCAGCCATCACAGAATACATCAACGCTTACTTCAAAGGTGGACAGCATAACCG ctGTCTGGTGAAGATCACAGGAGATCTCACCATGTCTTTTCCTGCTGGAATAACTTGTATCTTCACTGCTAACCCAAACACCCCAGTCCTCAGCTTTCGATTGGTCAACATCTCCCGGGTTGACCACTTTCTGCCCAATCAGAAGTTGCTCTACAG TGACCCCTCTCAGAGTGACCCAGACACCAGGGACTTCTGGTTCAACATGCAGGCACTGAACCTTTACCTGCAGAGAGAGGCTGAGCTCAACCCTCTGGCCTCCTACTATAACGTGGCCCTACTCAAGTACCAG GTGTCGTCCCAGGACCCTGGTCGTGCTCCCCTTCTGTTGTCAGCAGAGTGCCAGCGGAGTGGCACAGTGACCCGTGTGTCCCTGGACTATCACTGCTGCCCGGCCACTGCCCCCTCCACCCAGCTCACTGCTGTGCAGGTGCTGCTACCCCTCGACCACACCGCCACAGACCTGCAGTGCCATCCCCCCGCATGCTG GAATACTAAGGAACGACGGCTACTGTGGAAGCTACCCAACCTCTCCCCCACCAACCAAAGCAAAG GCTCTGGCACTCTGTGTGCTAGCTGGCAGTGCCTAGAGGTTCCTCGCGGCCCTCCCCCCAGCCTGGCAGTCCAGTTTGTGGGATCGGGGGCCTCCCTTTCGGGCATGGACGTGGAGCTGGTGGGCAACCGTTACCGCATGTCCCTGGTAAAGAAGAGATTTGCCACAG GGAAGTACATGGCAGGCTGCACCTTGTGA